In Haloarcula salinisoli, one genomic interval encodes:
- a CDS encoding cytochrome b — translation MSRAKQLYDWADSRLDVENAQKFLGKAFPAEDSFLLGEVAIFCFILLVLSGIFLGLFFEPSTSDVEYDGSVQEFQGEEMPEAFVSVLHITYDVPFGMFIRRLHHWAAHLFVASIGLHMLRVFFTGSYRNPREPNWVVGTGLAALSMGAAYTGYALPFDEFAATATSIGYNLTISVPLVGDFFGQVIFGGEFPSSATIPRLYFLHVFVIPAAIAVGIAVHMAILIRQKHTEAPREADVETGDRTVDADDGSVIVGLPAFPNQAAVSAVVFFLTAATLSLLAGLLPVHNIAEYGPNNPAATPSLIMPDWFLMWVYGFLKLLPKWASFTVGPVHVSGEFIGGVVLPGLVFAAIAVWPFVDRAPGQEHFTADPLKRPWQTGVGVAAVAFVMIASIAGMNNILADQVLGTTTSVVNPYLSAALLLVPPLYGGLTYLLLRRDLPAERTEQGPAPGEAAGGDADD, via the coding sequence ATGTCCCGCGCGAAACAGCTCTACGACTGGGCCGACTCCCGGCTCGACGTCGAGAACGCCCAGAAATTCCTCGGCAAGGCGTTCCCCGCGGAGGACTCGTTCCTTCTGGGCGAGGTCGCCATCTTCTGTTTCATCCTCCTCGTGCTGTCGGGAATCTTCCTCGGGCTGTTCTTCGAGCCCTCGACCTCCGACGTCGAGTACGACGGCAGCGTCCAGGAGTTCCAGGGCGAGGAGATGCCCGAGGCCTTCGTCTCGGTGTTGCACATCACCTACGACGTCCCCTTCGGGATGTTCATCCGCCGGCTCCACCACTGGGCGGCCCACCTCTTTGTCGCCTCGATAGGGTTGCATATGCTCAGAGTGTTCTTCACCGGCTCCTACCGCAATCCCCGCGAGCCAAACTGGGTCGTCGGCACCGGGCTCGCGGCCCTCTCGATGGGGGCGGCCTACACCGGCTATGCCCTGCCCTTTGACGAGTTCGCCGCGACGGCGACCAGCATCGGCTACAACCTCACGATATCAGTGCCCCTGGTCGGGGATTTCTTCGGGCAGGTGATATTCGGCGGTGAGTTCCCGTCGAGCGCGACGATACCGAGACTGTACTTCCTCCACGTGTTCGTCATCCCGGCGGCCATCGCCGTCGGTATCGCCGTCCACATGGCTATCTTGATACGCCAGAAACACACGGAGGCGCCCCGCGAGGCCGACGTCGAGACCGGCGACCGCACCGTCGACGCCGACGACGGGAGCGTCATCGTCGGGCTGCCGGCCTTCCCGAACCAGGCGGCTGTCTCGGCGGTGGTGTTCTTCCTCACTGCGGCGACACTGTCGCTGCTCGCTGGACTTCTGCCGGTCCACAACATCGCCGAGTACGGGCCCAACAACCCCGCCGCGACGCCGTCGCTCATCATGCCCGACTGGTTCCTCATGTGGGTGTATGGCTTCCTGAAGCTCCTGCCAAAGTGGGCGAGTTTCACCGTGGGGCCGGTCCACGTCAGCGGGGAGTTCATCGGCGGCGTCGTGTTGCCCGGGCTGGTGTTTGCGGCCATCGCCGTGTGGCCCTTCGTCGACCGGGCCCCGGGGCAGGAACACTTCACGGCCGACCCGCTCAAGCGACCCTGGCAGACCGGCGTCGGCGTCGCGGCCGTCGCCTTCGTCATGATAGCCTCCATCGCGGGGATGAACAACATCCTCGCCGACCAGGTGCTGGGGACGACGACCTCGGTCGTCAACCCCTATCTCTCCGCGGCGCTGTTGCTCGTCCCACCGCTGTACGGCGGGCTGACGTATCTACTCCTGCGCCGGGACCTGCCGGCCGAGCGCACCGAGCAGGGGCCCGCGCCGGGCGAGGCGGCCGGAGGTGACGCGGATGACTGA
- a CDS encoding CGCGG family rSAM-modified RiPP protein has protein sequence MTAPSHDAVEPVTDHDHDNSWSANLEQPHHADDEELVRSQAATAIERTVAGNHVNLVTHANHGHPETYLFSHLGDIYGDDIDVEYVQQCGCGGHVTRVQVK, from the coding sequence ATGACCGCACCCTCCCACGACGCCGTCGAACCAGTGACCGACCACGACCACGACAACTCCTGGTCGGCCAATCTAGAGCAGCCCCACCACGCCGACGACGAGGAACTCGTCCGCTCGCAAGCGGCGACGGCCATCGAACGCACAGTGGCGGGCAACCACGTCAACCTCGTCACGCACGCGAACCACGGCCACCCCGAGACGTACCTTTTCTCGCACCTCGGGGACATCTACGGCGACGACATCGACGTCGAGTACGTCCAGCAGTGTGGCTGTGGCGGCCACGTCACTCGTGTCCAAGTCAAGTGA
- a CDS encoding helix-turn-helix domain-containing protein, with translation MVDDILAEVAVFNPQACYVQPNATEDWSVSTVSRSGLGGSDGEVVEEFTLSGGSDVDPPPRETDTAERVFSYDSEHVYRFSRPADQGCVCERVEREGCVVQNVTADEDSLAVTFLVEDTETLRAVIDTLEETGESVRLRRLVENPRGESSGRPTVLDRDVLTGRQREALECAYEMGYFEHPREVSAGEVADRLDITTSTFTEHLAAAQRKLLDDLLEA, from the coding sequence ATGGTCGACGATATCCTCGCCGAGGTGGCCGTATTCAATCCGCAGGCCTGTTACGTCCAGCCAAACGCCACCGAGGACTGGAGTGTGTCCACGGTCTCCCGGAGCGGTCTCGGGGGGTCCGACGGGGAAGTCGTCGAGGAGTTCACGCTCTCCGGGGGCAGCGACGTGGACCCCCCGCCGAGGGAGACCGACACCGCCGAGCGGGTGTTCTCCTACGACAGCGAGCACGTCTATCGGTTCTCCCGCCCGGCGGACCAGGGGTGTGTCTGTGAGCGGGTCGAACGGGAGGGGTGTGTGGTCCAGAACGTCACTGCCGACGAGGACTCTCTCGCCGTAACCTTCCTCGTCGAGGACACCGAGACGCTTCGGGCGGTCATCGACACGCTGGAGGAGACCGGCGAGTCAGTCAGGCTCAGGCGACTCGTGGAGAACCCCCGGGGGGAGTCTTCCGGGCGGCCGACGGTGCTCGACCGCGACGTCCTGACGGGTCGCCAGCGGGAGGCCCTGGAGTGTGCCTACGAGATGGGATACTTCGAGCATCCCCGGGAGGTGAGCGCCGGCGAGGTCGCCGACCGGCTCGATATCACCACGTCGACGTTCACCGAGCATCTGGCCGCGGCACAGCGAAAGCTGCTCGATGACCTGCTCGAGGCCTGA
- a CDS encoding cupin domain-containing protein, with protein sequence MGPYGRDSEREFDSDRFHAHVLHESDAQKVVLGYFEPGQFIPVHAPDSDVAITVHEGSGIVREGDRTHAVEPGSVVVVPAGKSRGVRAETALEATLVTAPPPGEAAHEPVRRGIAEGTFEPQRD encoded by the coding sequence ATGGGACCGTATGGTCGCGACAGCGAACGCGAGTTCGACTCGGACCGGTTTCACGCCCACGTCCTCCACGAATCAGACGCCCAGAAGGTCGTGCTGGGGTACTTCGAGCCGGGACAGTTCATTCCGGTCCACGCGCCGGACAGCGACGTGGCCATCACCGTCCACGAGGGGTCCGGTATCGTCCGCGAGGGCGACCGAACCCACGCGGTCGAACCTGGCTCGGTCGTCGTGGTGCCGGCCGGAAAGTCCCGCGGGGTTCGCGCCGAGACGGCGCTCGAGGCCACGCTCGTCACTGCCCCACCGCCGGGGGAGGCGGCCCACGAGCCAGTCCGGCGGGGAATCGCCGAGGGAACGTTCGAACCGCAGCGAGACTGA
- a CDS encoding helix-turn-helix domain-containing protein, which translates to MPNAKLRLTVPEEVWLGGITRRYPETRLRVLAAIPDGLSGVGLVEITGPTTDGVVTAMGQQDDVTDIETLQQRDDEALVQFETSDPLLLLPARGSNVPLEMPFDIRDGEVTWEVTAPTEQLSELGEQLDEFGISFSVEYIRQEPGRERLLTDRQREVVEAAVEAGYYDTPRQCSLTELAAEIDIAKSTCSNTLHRAEEAIIKEFIRNESLGDISVS; encoded by the coding sequence ATGCCAAACGCGAAACTCAGACTCACTGTGCCCGAGGAGGTCTGGCTCGGTGGGATAACTCGGCGCTATCCCGAGACGCGACTCCGCGTGCTGGCGGCTATCCCTGACGGGCTGTCGGGCGTTGGACTGGTGGAGATCACCGGTCCGACAACCGACGGGGTCGTGACCGCGATGGGCCAACAGGACGACGTCACCGACATCGAGACGCTCCAGCAGCGAGACGACGAGGCGCTGGTTCAGTTCGAGACGTCGGACCCGCTCTTGCTCCTGCCGGCTCGTGGGTCGAACGTCCCGCTCGAAATGCCGTTCGATATCAGAGATGGCGAGGTGACGTGGGAAGTGACAGCCCCGACCGAACAGCTCTCGGAGCTGGGTGAACAACTCGACGAGTTCGGCATTTCTTTCTCCGTGGAATATATTCGCCAGGAGCCAGGTCGGGAACGGTTGCTCACCGACCGCCAGCGCGAGGTCGTCGAGGCAGCGGTCGAAGCAGGGTATTACGACACCCCCCGTCAGTGTTCGCTGACCGAGCTCGCAGCGGAGATAGACATCGCAAAGTCGACCTGCTCTAACACGCTCCATCGGGCCGAGGAAGCGATAATCAAGGAGTTCATTCGAAACGAGTCCCTCGGAGATATCTCGGTGTCGTAG
- a CDS encoding DUF2249 domain-containing protein, with amino-acid sequence MPATTLDLRDVPPPERHPKIHSAFEALASGESLEIINDHEPKPLFYEFQAEVDAFDAENYSCERQGVDEFVATLPKQ; translated from the coding sequence ATGCCAGCGACAACACTCGACCTGCGCGACGTACCGCCCCCGGAGCGACACCCCAAGATTCACTCGGCGTTCGAGGCGTTAGCGAGCGGCGAGAGCCTCGAAATCATCAACGACCACGAGCCCAAACCACTCTTCTACGAGTTCCAGGCCGAGGTCGACGCCTTCGACGCCGAGAACTACAGCTGTGAGCGCCAGGGCGTCGACGAGTTCGTGGCGACGCTGCCCAAACAGTGA
- a CDS encoding SRPBCC family protein has product METVTMTETLDGDRDRLREAMTDVGPFMRAAEFDEVTVDGDIVHITNHVGLATIELELVVVEDSDAVLTYEQRDGIFEEMVTRYTLTETDDGVEVEATTEFALQARLIGPVLDATVVSRQRRRELRAQFDYLATLS; this is encoded by the coding sequence ATGGAGACAGTCACAATGACGGAGACGCTCGACGGCGACCGCGACCGTCTCCGCGAGGCGATGACCGACGTCGGCCCGTTCATGCGCGCCGCCGAGTTCGACGAGGTGACCGTCGACGGCGATATCGTTCATATCACCAACCACGTCGGGCTCGCGACTATCGAACTGGAACTCGTTGTCGTCGAGGACAGCGACGCGGTCCTCACCTACGAGCAACGGGACGGCATCTTCGAGGAGATGGTCACCAGGTACACGCTCACGGAGACTGACGACGGGGTCGAAGTCGAGGCCACCACTGAGTTCGCGCTACAGGCGCGGCTCATCGGCCCCGTTCTCGACGCGACCGTCGTCTCCCGCCAGCGCCGGCGCGAGCTACGGGCCCAGTTCGACTATCTCGCGACGCTATCGTGA
- a CDS encoding molybdopterin-dependent oxidoreductase — protein sequence MSEQNADDDRWMDSARISRRDFVRGIGTAAAMGAVGLSFADDGMEGLEAVEDPIGSYPYREWEDLYRDEWDWDSIARSTHSVNCTGSCSWNVFVKDGQVWREEQAGDYPVFDDSVPDPNPRGCQKGACYTDYVNADQRVLHPQRRTGERGEGQWERISWDEALTEIADHVIDEVQAGRYDAISAFTPIPAMSPASFASGSRLINLLGGVSHSFYEWYSDLPPGQPITWGTQTDNAESADWYNADYLIAWGSNVNVTRIPDAKYFLDAGYNGTKRVGIFTDYSQTAIHTDEWLSPKGGTDGALALGMAQTIVDEGLYDEAHLKEQTDMPLLVREDTDKFLRASEVGLAAGARDPEKVFVTVDADGQLRAAPGSLGNRDGQHDPEASIELEFDPQLSVNRTVDTSDGPVAVRSVWDRLTEELAQYTPEFVHEETSVGPNTYQRIAREFAEADAAKIIHGKGVNDYYHNDLGNRAIQLLVTLTGNLGEPGTGLDHYVGQEKIWTYNGWKELSFPRENQRAVPTTLWTYYHCNVLDNADPEMRQRVETAIDEDWMPVYPAEREDGSRPDPSTMFVWRGNYFNQAKGNVAVEEQLWPKLDLVVDINFRMDSTAMFSDIVLPAASHYEKYDLSETDMHTYVHPFTPAVEPLGEAKTDWEIFRLLAEKIQERAVERGVEPVSDREFDRRIDLTTIHDDYVRDWLTGEAEALTDGKAASEFILEHSEETNPSDSDERITFEDIEDQPQRLLAAGDHWSSDIEEGEPYVPWQDYVQEKEPWPTFTGRQQYYIDHDWFLELDEELPTYKSVPPEKGGDLPMTYNTPHGRWSIHSTWRDNEHMLRLQRGEPVVYLNPEDAKERGIEDGDTVEVYNDLASVEVQAKIYPSSEPGTARMYFAWERFQFPGANNFNSLVPLYMKPTQMVQYPEDEEGHLYFSPNYWGPTGVNSDVNVDVRLAEDQSGSDDEQRDVSGVRLAEDDSQ from the coding sequence ATGAGTGAACAGAACGCAGACGACGACCGCTGGATGGACAGTGCGAGAATCAGCCGCCGGGACTTCGTGCGCGGTATCGGGACGGCCGCCGCCATGGGCGCCGTCGGCCTCTCCTTTGCCGACGACGGGATGGAGGGGCTCGAGGCAGTCGAGGACCCCATCGGGTCCTATCCCTACCGCGAGTGGGAGGACCTCTACCGCGATGAGTGGGACTGGGACTCCATCGCCCGTTCGACCCACAGCGTCAACTGCACCGGCTCCTGTTCCTGGAACGTCTTCGTCAAGGACGGCCAGGTCTGGCGCGAGGAACAGGCCGGCGACTATCCGGTGTTCGACGACAGCGTCCCCGACCCCAACCCACGGGGCTGTCAGAAGGGGGCCTGTTACACCGACTACGTCAACGCCGACCAGCGGGTGCTCCACCCCCAGCGCCGCACCGGCGAGCGCGGCGAGGGCCAGTGGGAGCGCATCTCCTGGGACGAGGCGCTGACCGAAATCGCCGACCACGTCATCGACGAGGTCCAGGCCGGCCGCTACGACGCCATCTCGGCGTTCACCCCGATTCCGGCGATGTCGCCGGCCTCCTTTGCCAGTGGCTCCCGGCTCATCAACCTGCTCGGCGGCGTCTCCCACAGCTTCTACGAGTGGTACTCGGACCTCCCGCCGGGCCAGCCCATCACCTGGGGCACCCAGACCGACAACGCCGAATCGGCCGACTGGTACAACGCCGACTACCTCATCGCCTGGGGGTCGAACGTCAACGTCACCCGCATCCCCGACGCGAAGTACTTCCTCGACGCCGGCTACAACGGCACCAAACGCGTCGGTATCTTCACGGACTACTCCCAGACGGCCATCCACACCGACGAGTGGCTCTCGCCGAAGGGCGGTACCGACGGGGCGCTCGCGCTGGGCATGGCCCAGACAATCGTCGACGAGGGGCTCTACGACGAGGCCCACCTGAAAGAGCAGACCGATATGCCGCTGCTGGTTCGGGAAGATACGGACAAGTTCCTCCGGGCCAGCGAGGTCGGCCTGGCCGCCGGGGCCCGCGACCCGGAGAAGGTGTTTGTCACCGTCGACGCCGACGGGCAGCTACGGGCGGCGCCGGGGTCGCTGGGGAACCGCGACGGCCAGCACGACCCCGAGGCCAGCATCGAACTGGAGTTCGACCCACAGCTGTCCGTCAACCGGACCGTCGACACGAGCGATGGCCCGGTCGCGGTCCGGTCGGTCTGGGATCGGCTCACCGAGGAACTGGCCCAGTACACCCCGGAGTTCGTCCACGAGGAGACGAGCGTCGGGCCCAATACCTACCAGCGAATCGCCCGCGAGTTCGCCGAGGCCGACGCGGCCAAGATAATCCACGGCAAGGGCGTCAACGACTACTACCACAACGACCTGGGCAACCGGGCGATTCAGTTGCTGGTCACCCTGACGGGCAACCTCGGCGAACCCGGCACGGGACTGGACCACTACGTCGGCCAGGAGAAGATATGGACCTACAACGGCTGGAAGGAACTCTCCTTCCCCCGGGAGAACCAGCGGGCGGTCCCGACGACGCTGTGGACCTACTACCACTGCAACGTGCTGGACAACGCCGACCCCGAGATGCGACAGCGCGTCGAGACCGCCATCGACGAGGACTGGATGCCGGTCTATCCCGCAGAGCGCGAGGACGGCTCCCGTCCGGACCCGTCGACGATGTTCGTCTGGCGCGGGAACTACTTCAACCAGGCCAAGGGCAACGTCGCCGTCGAGGAGCAGCTCTGGCCCAAGCTGGACCTCGTGGTCGACATCAACTTCCGGATGGACTCGACGGCGATGTTCTCGGACATCGTGTTGCCGGCCGCGAGCCACTACGAGAAGTACGACCTCTCGGAGACGGACATGCACACCTACGTCCACCCCTTCACGCCGGCAGTCGAGCCGCTGGGAGAGGCCAAGACCGACTGGGAGATATTCCGATTGCTCGCCGAGAAGATACAGGAGCGGGCGGTCGAGCGGGGCGTCGAACCGGTCTCGGACCGGGAGTTCGACCGCCGGATAGACCTGACGACGATACACGACGACTACGTCCGTGACTGGCTGACCGGCGAGGCCGAGGCCCTGACCGACGGGAAGGCGGCCTCGGAGTTCATCCTCGAACACTCCGAGGAGACCAATCCAAGCGACTCCGACGAGCGGATTACCTTCGAGGACATCGAGGACCAGCCCCAGCGACTGCTCGCGGCGGGGGACCACTGGAGCTCCGATATCGAGGAGGGTGAACCGTACGTCCCGTGGCAGGACTACGTCCAGGAGAAAGAGCCCTGGCCGACCTTCACCGGCCGCCAGCAGTACTACATCGACCACGACTGGTTCCTCGAACTGGACGAGGAACTGCCGACCTACAAGTCCGTCCCGCCGGAGAAGGGCGGGGACCTCCCGATGACGTACAACACCCCCCACGGCCGGTGGTCCATCCACTCGACCTGGCGGGACAACGAACACATGCTCCGGCTCCAGCGGGGCGAACCGGTCGTCTATCTCAACCCCGAGGACGCCAAAGAGCGGGGCATCGAGGACGGTGACACCGTCGAGGTGTACAACGACCTCGCCTCGGTGGAGGTCCAGGCCAAAATCTACCCCTCCAGCGAGCCCGGCACCGCGCGGATGTACTTCGCGTGGGAGCGGTTCCAGTTCCCCGGGGCGAACAACTTCAACTCGCTGGTGCCGCTGTACATGAAACCGACCCAGATGGTCCAGTATCCGGAAGACGAGGAGGGCCATCTCTATTTCTCGCCGAACTACTGGGGGCCGACCGGGGTGAACAGCGACGTGAACGTAGATGTCCGACTGGCCGAAGACCAGTCGGGTTCGGACGACGAGCAGCGCGATGTTTCCGGTGTGCGGCTCGCGGAGGACGATTCACAATGA
- a CDS encoding ubiquinol-cytochrome c reductase iron-sulfur subunit → MDYPKPDDDGDSESCSCSGQAVSPSLYGDARAEIRRRDFAKFLATVGGLTAVASLSAPLASTTQVFERSYEGPIYSDGVALIDENGDRVTETTLAEGEHMTVFPEPRPGIEDAPTLLVRFAESDYSDAIDEGFVVSGYAAFSKICTHAGCLVAEREGNEIVCPCHFGKFDMTDGAAVTGGPPGRPLPQLPITLTSAGELVATGDFDGAIGPGGE, encoded by the coding sequence GTGGACTATCCGAAACCCGACGACGACGGCGACTCCGAATCGTGTTCGTGTTCCGGACAGGCGGTGTCCCCGTCCCTGTACGGCGACGCCCGCGCGGAGATACGACGGCGAGACTTCGCGAAGTTCCTCGCGACTGTCGGCGGGCTCACGGCCGTCGCCAGCCTCAGCGCGCCACTCGCAAGCACCACGCAGGTGTTCGAGCGGAGCTACGAGGGGCCGATATACTCCGACGGGGTGGCCCTCATCGACGAGAACGGCGACCGCGTCACGGAGACCACACTCGCCGAGGGCGAACACATGACGGTGTTCCCGGAGCCGCGACCGGGTATCGAGGACGCCCCGACCCTGCTCGTCCGCTTTGCCGAGTCGGACTACTCCGACGCGATCGACGAGGGGTTCGTCGTCAGCGGCTACGCCGCCTTCTCGAAGATATGTACCCACGCCGGCTGTCTGGTGGCCGAGCGGGAGGGCAACGAAATCGTCTGTCCCTGTCACTTCGGGAAGTTCGACATGACCGACGGCGCGGCGGTGACCGGCGGCCCGCCGGGCCGGCCGCTGCCCCAGCTCCCGATAACGCTTACCAGCGCCGGCGAGCTGGTCGCGACGGGCGACTTCGACGGGGCCATCGGCCCGGGGGGTGAGTGA
- a CDS encoding DUF2249 domain-containing protein: protein MTPDTVLDVRDIEGEPFGDIMAALQDLDEGATLELVNSFEPKPLYDVLSTRGFEYESEQVTAEEWHVRIRHAD from the coding sequence ATGACGCCAGACACCGTACTAGATGTCCGTGATATCGAAGGCGAACCGTTCGGGGATATCATGGCCGCCCTGCAGGACCTCGACGAGGGCGCGACACTGGAACTGGTCAACAGCTTCGAGCCGAAGCCGCTGTACGACGTGCTGTCGACTCGCGGGTTCGAGTACGAGAGCGAGCAGGTCACCGCCGAGGAGTGGCACGTCCGGATACGACACGCGGACTAG
- a CDS encoding ethylbenzene dehydrogenase-related protein, with the protein MADRRQLRPVVVGIGLTALVVLAALSVPQAAARPAHEIPVEPATGDFSGPTADGWSDVPQSTVPLSSAPSSVPNANDTTIERVHVQAARGEEQLYLRLQWHDATRDTTTDGPRTFADSVAVQFPVNESARPPIAMGGPTNRVNVWYWSGGTGSEELLAGGAGSTTRMANSTITTNATYQGSGENATWTVQYTRDLDVAGENRTTIPEDEDIDVAFAVWNGSNDERAGQKAVSEWHYFPFSGGPQGPPYAALLWTIAGVAIVSVIAVTAYGIRRTGEGMS; encoded by the coding sequence ATGGCTGACCGCCGACAGCTCCGCCCCGTCGTCGTGGGTATCGGCCTGACCGCCCTCGTCGTGCTCGCGGCGCTGTCGGTCCCCCAGGCGGCGGCCCGCCCGGCCCACGAGATTCCGGTCGAGCCGGCGACGGGCGATTTCAGCGGGCCGACCGCCGACGGCTGGTCGGACGTGCCCCAGTCGACGGTGCCACTTTCCAGTGCGCCAAGCAGCGTGCCCAACGCCAACGACACGACGATAGAGCGCGTCCACGTGCAGGCCGCCCGCGGGGAGGAGCAGCTCTATCTCAGGCTCCAGTGGCACGACGCGACGCGTGACACGACGACCGACGGCCCCCGGACGTTCGCGGACTCGGTCGCGGTGCAGTTCCCCGTCAACGAGAGCGCCCGACCGCCCATCGCGATGGGTGGGCCGACCAACCGGGTCAACGTCTGGTACTGGAGCGGCGGAACCGGGAGCGAGGAGCTGCTGGCCGGCGGTGCCGGCTCGACGACCCGGATGGCTAACTCGACGATAACCACCAACGCGACCTACCAGGGCAGCGGCGAGAACGCGACGTGGACGGTCCAGTACACTCGCGACCTGGACGTAGCCGGCGAGAACCGGACGACCATCCCCGAGGACGAGGACATCGACGTGGCCTTCGCGGTCTGGAACGGCTCGAACGACGAGCGCGCCGGCCAGAAGGCCGTCAGCGAGTGGCACTACTTCCCCTTTAGCGGCGGTCCGCAGGGACCGCCCTACGCGGCCCTGCTGTGGACCATTGCCGGGGTCGCCATCGTGAGCGTTATCGCCGTGACCGCCTACGGCATCCGCCGTACCGGGGAGGGGATGTCCTGA
- a CDS encoding cupin domain-containing protein, whose product MERATADATDAGRQSLFEGEPRTVLLSLAADERVPAHSHPERAVVFHVLDGEIELTLDDETTTLQAGELARFDGDCDISPYAPTASRALVTLAKR is encoded by the coding sequence ATGGAACGGGCCACAGCCGACGCGACCGACGCGGGCCGGCAGTCCCTCTTCGAGGGCGAGCCCAGAACAGTGCTGCTCTCACTGGCGGCCGACGAGCGCGTTCCCGCTCACTCGCACCCCGAGCGGGCGGTCGTGTTTCACGTGCTCGACGGCGAAATCGAACTGACGCTCGACGACGAAACGACGACACTGCAGGCCGGGGAGCTCGCCCGGTTCGACGGCGACTGCGATATCTCCCCCTACGCCCCGACGGCCTCGCGGGCGCTGGTGACACTCGCAAAGCGCTAG
- a CDS encoding DUF2249 domain-containing protein, translating into MGEPDGSVLNRTDAPTDAPVETLDVRQLGPPKPLRETLELLPELDDETVLIQYNDRAPQHLYPRLGDRGYRYETVTQADVTATVIWNER; encoded by the coding sequence ATGGGAGAGCCAGACGGTTCCGTACTGAACCGCACTGACGCGCCGACCGACGCGCCAGTCGAAACGCTCGACGTGCGCCAGCTGGGCCCGCCCAAGCCGCTCCGGGAGACGCTCGAACTGCTGCCCGAACTGGACGACGAGACCGTTTTGATACAGTACAACGACCGGGCACCACAGCACCTCTACCCCAGGCTCGGCGACCGGGGGTACAGGTACGAGACCGTCACACAGGCGGACGTGACCGCGACGGTCATCTGGAACGAGAGATGA
- a CDS encoding 4Fe-4S dicluster domain-containing protein: MSTDQNGTDAQEDTHINVADGIDHQVAMVMDLNKCIGCQTCTIACKTLWTEDGGSEYMYWNNVETKPGEGYPRGWEESGGGWQSEEHKERKTGEIPDQEDYGRAWEFNHSEIMYEGSDEPLRPRDGAEWGPNWDEDRGAGEYPNSYYFYLPRICNHCTHPSCVEACPRSALYKREEDGIVLVDQDRCRGYRYCVEGCPYKKVYYNTVSKKSEKCIFCYPRLEGEGPDGETYAPACAEECPPQLRLVGFADDEEGPIYKLIEEYEVALPLHPEFHTQPNVYYIPPYAPPQHTDDGETVDVDRIPRDYLRKLFGDRVDEALDTIERERQIVRQGGESELMEILQDKNPADQYRLEVFEDG, encoded by the coding sequence ATGAGCACTGACCAGAACGGTACGGACGCACAGGAGGACACCCACATCAACGTCGCCGACGGCATCGACCATCAGGTGGCGATGGTGATGGACCTGAACAAGTGTATCGGCTGTCAGACCTGTACCATCGCCTGCAAGACCCTCTGGACGGAGGACGGCGGCAGCGAGTACATGTACTGGAACAACGTCGAGACCAAGCCCGGTGAGGGGTATCCCCGCGGCTGGGAGGAGTCGGGCGGGGGATGGCAGTCCGAGGAACACAAGGAGCGCAAGACCGGCGAGATTCCCGACCAGGAGGACTACGGCCGGGCCTGGGAGTTCAACCACTCCGAAATCATGTACGAGGGCAGCGACGAACCGCTGCGGCCACGGGACGGCGCCGAGTGGGGCCCCAACTGGGACGAGGACAGGGGCGCCGGGGAGTACCCCAACAGCTACTACTTCTATCTCCCGCGTATCTGTAACCACTGTACCCACCCCTCCTGTGTCGAGGCCTGTCCGCGGTCGGCACTGTACAAACGCGAGGAGGACGGCATCGTTCTGGTCGACCAGGACCGCTGTCGGGGGTACCGATACTGCGTCGAGGGGTGTCCCTACAAGAAGGTGTACTACAACACCGTCTCGAAAAAGTCCGAGAAGTGCATCTTCTGTTACCCGCGTCTGGAGGGAGAAGGCCCCGACGGGGAGACGTACGCCCCTGCCTGTGCCGAGGAGTGTCCGCCACAGCTCCGGCTCGTCGGCTTCGCGGACGACGAGGAGGGCCCCATCTACAAGCTCATCGAGGAGTACGAGGTGGCCTTGCCCCTGCATCCGGAGTTTCACACCCAGCCCAACGTCTACTACATCCCGCCCTACGCCCCGCCACAGCACACCGACGACGGCGAGACCGTCGACGTCGACCGCATCCCGCGTGACTACCTCCGGAAGCTGTTCGGCGACAGGGTCGACGAGGCCCTAGACACCATCGAACGGGAGCGCCAGATCGTCCGCCAGGGCGGCGAGAGCGAGCTGATGGAGATTCTCCAGGACAAGAACCCGGCCGACCAGTACCGGCTGGAGGTGTTCGAGGATGGGTGA